Part of the Chanodichthys erythropterus isolate Z2021 chromosome 13, ASM2448905v1, whole genome shotgun sequence genome is shown below.
AAAGGCCAGATAAGTGTGAATGCACATTCTATTATGGTTACGGCAAGAACATTTGTTCAtgactttgagagaaccttgtcAGAACGGCAAAGTTGTCACAACGTTTCCTGTTCACTGGGTCTCAATGTCATTGTGCTTAATTACTATATTTCTTTAGAATAAATGACACTTGCACTGAGATTTATTTTCTAATGCAGTGATATTAAGTGTTTGCATTCACAgcagtggccaaaagtgatatATTTGTTCTTAATGAccctataaatatttttttaaatataaatatgagggaagaaaAAAACTTGGTGAAGGTAaaatacatagaaaaacaaaacactgacaGGAAAAAGCATACATTGTCTATACAACATAAtctgttattaatattttgtttgttcTCTAATTTTTGTATGTGTTTATACTTTTTTGCGGAAtctcaaataaaacaaattgaTGCAAAGCACAACtatatgcttacaaaatctttgatatatatttaaataaaggatTGCAGTTTtccatcacttttggccactactgtatgtTTGAACTgcttttttatgcattttaaccACAAAAGAGCTTTACTAATGTATTGATTATGATTATCTttcaattatattaataattgaaAAAGATTACAGATGCAATTATGGCTGTAAAGCAGGGCTGTATTATGAAAAAGTTCAGATGTATGTCTGATAAAGTTAATGAACCTGATAATGCTGATCTTTTGATTCAGGTGGGGATCTATGTGTTCCAGCTGATGGATCATTACACTGCTATCGTGTCCATTATGTTCCTGGCATTTTTTGAGGTGGTTGGTGTTTGTTGGATCTATGGTGAGAGAGAAACATCTGAGCGATTCGAGTTTTGATTTCTCCAGATGTTGTGTCATTCATTTCCACAatgtcaaaaaaattatttttcgaagttgtaaataaaacaagcatgaaacaaaatagtaaaatacCACTGTTTTAATAGGTGTAAACCGTCTGTCCAGTAATTTAATAGAGATGACGGGAAAAAGACccaacattttcttcaggatcTGCTGGTGGGTCATTTGTCCTGTTTTGATAACCGTGAGTGCGATACACCATTACTGATACAATGGTAGGTTTGAAATCCCATAATGGACTGGTGTTAGAATTGAAAGGTGTTTTCGTGTCTCCAGGTTATCCTGGTGTTCTCAGTGATTCAGTTTAAACCAGCTCGTTATGAGGATTACGTCTATCCACCGTGGGCTCAGGCAGTCGGCTGGTTCATCGCTTTGGCGTCCATCATCTGGATTCCTCTAGCGGCTGTGCACACACTCTGGGTTCTGCCCGGATCTTTCATTCAGGTGCTGAACGGCCTCTCCGTTTATGCTTTGAAAGGGAAATATCATGGGTTTTTGGTTGGAAACATTTATTTACACCACCATCAAAAGGTTTGGAATCGgcaagactttttaatgtttttgaaagaagtctctacAGATctacagttgtgctgcttcatatttgtgtggaaaccgtgatacagtttttcaggattctttgatgaatagaaagttctaaagaacttttgatcaataatgcaagaaaaaaaaaaaaaaaaaaccttactgtCTCCaaaattttaaaaggaaagattGAAGTTAATAGTTTAAGAATATTTGGGcctatacagtaaaaaaaaaaaaaaaaaaaatttttgaaGTCAGACTACAGGAGTCCATTTAACAAGAAAATACTGCACTGTAAAGAAAATTATgtagtttttacaaaataattttgccagatgtggttgccagaataattttgtaaaaaatacagaaaaactgtaaacacatttacagtataaaactgtaatttacaagcaaaaaaatgttcatgtaaACCAGTAAATTCAACAATGCACACTActactaaaatctgttttgtatctttaataTATACTGACAACCACATAATAATGCAGGTGGTAAAAGAGAAAGCCACATGAAgaatcagagttcatcacaAGTAGCTTGTCCACGAGCTGAAGTATATACTAATATAAGAAGGAGCAAAGAGCCATTCACGCAAAtgcaaaacaccatcatggtaacccacaatCCTTACATAATTCAATAAGcattcattaaacaacagaagatgtaacataaaaccctaactgataatcatgtttcttaatagtttttgttatttaaacaaaatactttcaaatgtggAGTGTCAAATAGGGAATTGTGGAAATATCTGTTTACAGTTTTTGtctgtaaattatacattgtTTTGTTCTATTTCACTTAAgtgattttacagttttttccctGTATATAGTACAGGGACTTACTGTTAAcctatttacaatttttttcccgtagcatttttacaatattttaccgttaaaattacattcattttttacagtgtgtttcaGTCCTTCTACatcaaaattttatgtttaattcaatgtattatttctttgtaattaataAGTGAAAATTGTTTAAAGTAAATCCTTGGGTTCATTCTTTTTCCCAGTATAATGTGGGAAAGTATCTGAAATGaaattataataaacttttctgtttctttCATGTAGAAGCCCATCAGCACTAGATTGGTAAAGATACAGATTTGTGCTTCTCTTTTGtttcagaaattaaaaaagtCCATCACACCATTTTCTCTGGAGGAGGACTCAGAGATCCCGTATTACCAGCAGAAAGGATCCATTATGGAGGTGATCCCCAACATCACCATCATCAGCTCTGATAAACCACCAATCCTGACTAATTTATGAACTGCTATCGAACCTGCCACTGGATCACTGGACTACAGACTGATCAAATCCAGTGAACGTGCCTGAGGACCATTTACTGGATCAGTGAGGATCTGTCTGAAATATTGGCCCAAAATGTTAGTTTCAACAAGTATATTCATATCAACTATGACAGAagcaacctattttgggtttaaCTCTTTTCCTGCCATTGACGGAACTTTCtggcaatccatgttttcactgttatatggtaAGGGGCGCTATtgcgcatcttctgaaagaagcagaaacaagtgatagGAGCATTGCTAACACACATTAAACagtatataaatcaaaactgccaaATGTTACCAAATAAAAACCCATTAAGAAGAAATCTATGTTTTGATCATTGTTGTGAATTCAACCAAGACAAAGTATTTGACAAAAGTACAATTTTCTCAGCTTTGTGTTTGAAGTGggggtttttttattttatttttttttttatgaaacttacccacattgttgataaaaaagaatgcatAAAGCTAGAATAATATcctttttttatattgtatacTCAGAGAttacatacaacaaaatattctggaggCTGTGAAAGTGTTGtgaaaatgatgaaaaatgcTGGTGGGAAAAGACTTAATATCTACAGTTTTGCTGGGAAAGAGTTAATATCTACAGTTTGTCTGGAGGAAAAAGAGTTAATATATATAGTTTGTctggagggaaaaaaataatatctaCAGTTTgtctggcagggaaagagttaatatcTAAAGTTTTTCTGGTGGGAAAAAGTTAATATCTATAGAGTTAATATCTAAAGTTTGTCTTGTGGGGAAAGAGTAAATATCTAAAGTTTGTCTGGTGGGAAAAAGTTAATATCTATAGTTTGcctggcagggaaagagttaatatcTATAGTTTgtctggcagggaaagagttaatatcTATAGTTTgtctggcagggaaagagttaatatcTATAGTTTGcctggcagggaaagagttaatatcTATAGTTTgtctggcagggaaagagttaatatcTATAGTTTgtctggcagggaaagagttaatatcTATAGTTTGcctggcagggaaagagttaatatcTATAGTTTgtctggcagggaaagagttaatatcTATAGTTTgtctggcagggaaagagttaatatcTATAGTTTGTCTGGTGGGAAAAAGTTAATATCTGTAGTTTttctggcagggaaagagttaatatcTATAGTTTgtctggcagggaaagagttaatatcTATAGAGTAAATATCTACAGATTGTCTTGTGGGGAAAGAGCAAATATCTATAGTTTGTCTGGTGGGAAAAAGTTAATATCTATAGTTTttctggcagggaaagagttaatatcTATAGTTTGTCTGGTGGGAAATAGTTAATATCTGTAGTTTTTCTGGCAGGAAAAGAGTTAATATCTATAGTTTgtctggcagggaaagagttaatatcTATAGTTTgtctggcagggaaagagttaatatcTATAGTTTGTCTGGTGGGAAATAGTTAATATCTATAGTTTgtctggcagggaaagagttaatatcTATAGTTTgtctggcagggaaagagttaatatcTATAGTTTGTCTGGTGGGAAAAAGTTAATATCTATAGAGTAAATATCTACAGATTGTCTTGTGGGGAAAGAGCAAATATCTATAGTTTGTCTGGTGGGAAAAAGTTAATATCTATAGTTTttctggcagggaaagagttaatatcTATAGTTTGTCTGGTGGGAAAAAGTTAATATCTATAGAGTTAATATCTAAAGTTTGTCTTGTGGGGAAAGAGTAAATATCTAAAGTTTGTCTGGTGGGAAAAAGTTAATATCTATAGTTTGTCTAACGGGAAAGAGTTAATATCTATAGTTTGTCTGGTGGGAAATAGTTAATATCTGTAGTTTttctggcagggaaagagttaatatcTATAGTTTGCCTGGTGGGAAATAGTTAATATCTATAGTTTGTCTGGCAGGGAAATAGTTAATATCTATAGTTTgtctggcagggaaagagttaatatcTATAGTTTACCTGGCAGTGAAAGAGTTAATATCTACAGTTTgtctggcagggaaagagttaatatcTATAGTTTGCCTGGCAGTGAAAGAGTTAATATCTGTAGTTTttctggcagggaaagagttaatatcTATAGTTTGCCTGGTGGGAAATAGTTAATATCTATAGTTTGTCTAACAGGAAAAGAGTTAATATCTATAGTTTgtctggcagggaaagagttaatatcTATAGTTTGCCTGGCAGTGAAAGAGTTAATATCTGTAGTTTttctggcagggaaagagttaatatcTATAGTTTGcctggcagggaaagagttaatatcTATAGTTTGcctggcagggaaagagttaatatcTATAGTTTGCCTGGCAGTGAAAGAGTTAATATCTGTAGTTTttctggcagggaaagagttaatatcTATAGTTTGCCTGGTGGGAAATAGTTAATATCTATAGTTTGTCTAACAGGAAAAGAGTTAATATCTATAGTTTGTCTGGTGGGAAATAGTTAATATCTATAGTTTGTCTAACAGGAAAAGAGTTAATATCTTGAGTTTGTCTGGTGGGAAAAGAGTTAATATCTTCAGTTTGTCTGGTGGGGAAAGAGTAAATATAGTTTGTCTGGTGGCGAAAGAGTTAATATCTACAGTTGTCTGAGATTCTTGAACAAGATTCAAGATTCCTCTGGAAAAAAACAAGGTCTTTCACAATTTACTGTAGTGCATTACAAAACATTGTAATGGAATTTCATGTTGACATcaataaaatttgaattttcTGTTTTAGAGACAAAAGCAAGAAAAAGAATGAGTCATTTCTTGTgcccattatgtttttattctcATTAGCAGGCGTTTTGTAACCTTTATGGGCGTGATGATTGATGATAAAACACTCCCTCAGGGTCCATGCAGTGAACTTCACCCTCAATGTTCAACGACTGGCCCTTTTGCACTTCTTTACAGTAAAAGTTCCTTATTTTGTACATCTTCAGTTTTTATAAGTGTTAAAAGCTGACATTCATGCGAATTCATAATTAATTCATGCTAAAAATATACAAACCAAATACCGTTAACATTGGCAAGAGTTCATGTGGATTTATACATCATAACAGAGGGACATTTCAGAATACCTTCGGATTAAGACTTTGTTCTTTGTTCCCACCCTGCTGTAAAGATTTAAGTGGCGAATATCACGGAAACATGTCCAGGTTACATTTCACCctaaaaccaaaataaaataaaaatcaagccTTTTTGGAGCATAAAGATTTTTCcttttgacattattttaatggcAATTACACACATTAAGTGATTGTTTTAAAGTATTACAACTTACCACCATGATTTATAAATACTTTTTGGGGTTATGGTAATGAGAACTGGAGGTGAAattgaaaatgtcaaaaaaataaCGTCAAAGACTTTTCAGTCGAATGTGAACTGGCCAGGTTTCGTGAAATTCAAATAGCCtattgaattttatttatttcatatttaatttaagCTACGAATGGTTAAATGAAGGGTATAGTTTCCCAAATATAAACAACATTCAACAGAAAAGATCAagttttgggttgttttgagATGTAGAGGTGACATACAGTGAAAAGGAAAGGAATTTATCCataaccaataataataataatcatcagtAAGAACAGATTATATCAAGTATTATTTCATTTCAAGTACTCACTACAGTGTTTCCATACTCGTTTTCCCTATGAAAGAAGCCAGTGTCAGACCTTTCATTCATTTAAAGTTCAGTGTAAAAACCAACATTTATCAGGTTCCTGATTCGGAGTGTGACTTCAGTCAAACAGGTTTCTCCCTTATGAAAATCATGCGCTTGATTTCATAAAAGTGCGGCCAGTGAAGCTTCGCCGCTTCAAAAGGAACGCACGGTACAGTAGCGGGATCCAAACCACGGTAAATACGGTATAAGAGCCACATCTACATACAATTCAAGTTAGAATACTTCAAATTAATACAGTAATTAACATCACCTCAACCGGCACCGAGCGACAGTGTTTCATATCATCACATTCTCAAAACAGATATGCAATATgacctaaaaaataaaaaaaagaccaAAATGATGTGCAATTTATGGCATAGCGTCTCCGTTTCAAACAGAAACACATCTTCGTTCTTTTGTTCCAGTTTCCCGCGTTGTGTTTTGTAAAAGGCTGAAAGTTTCCCCTTATATTTGAGACAGCAGCAGACCGTGTACATCTGTAAATTTAAACGGAGGTAATGGTGCTCTCCGGCTCGCTTCTGACCGCCCGAGCGTCGCGTCGGATCGCCGCGTTCTCAGATCCGATCCGATCTGCAAACCCAAACCAATTCCCTTCAATCAGTTCTTTAAAACGAGGTGTTATACATGTTTTGTCCAGCAGGTGTCGCCAGTCACCGCTTGTGTTGACTCTGCTCTCCCACTGCATGACTTCCCATTCCCGATCCGTTCCTACGACACTTGCTCCACCGGCCGCATCTGCACGTCGCCGAtctgcgagagagagagaggggggaatAGATAGAGAGTAACGCGTTTATTCAGTTTGACAGATGTAAAAACTTCTCAGATGGCTGAGAGATTATCGATCAGCAGGTGAAGAGTGTGATAGTGCTCTGATTTGATTTATCTGAAGATCTGCACAACAGCAGTCATAATGATCATACAGGTTCAAAATATGCATTTGAATTGCATATAAATCTTCTATCTATTTGAATTACACAGTtttaacacaaacaaatgcATGTAAGATTTAaagactaaaataataataatagaaaaaatCATAGCAAAGTTTTAACTATTTGCaattatttgcaaataattttgaaaataaaggcatttattaaattattctatttctaataaatgctgttcttttgaactttctattcatcaaagaatcctgaaaaaataaatatatcacggtttctgcaaaaatatcaactgttttcatcactgatgtttcttgatcatcaaatcagcatatcagaatgatttttgaaggatcatgtgacactgaagactggagaaatgatgctgaaaattcagctttgatcacagaaataaattacattttaaaatatatttacatagaaatcagctattttaaattgtaaaaatatttcacatttttactgtattttagatcaaataaatgcagtcttggtgagcagaggagacttaattattccaaactttgtgttgggagtatatatatatatatatgtatcgTGGACTCACTTGAACATGAGCAGGCGCGCTCAGGACGTATGTGACGGCACTGGCGATGTCTTCTGCTTTCAGACACTGTGGAAGACAAACAACCATGATGCGGTTACACACGTATGAAGAGACACGTCACACACACGCCGTCTCTTTACCTTTATACTTTCATACACAGCCGCAGCTCTCTCTGGATCGCTGTTGTGATGCCGGAAGGCAAATTCAGTTTCCACTATTCCAGGTGAGATAGACTGGGGAAAAGGAAAAGTGATAGGTTAATAAATATATCTGTGACTCGACTTAGTAatagtcattttaaaaatatttaattcccccctcaggacacaaatgtgtacaatgacatgggtatgacataggtattacaaggagagggtgacttatgaggacattaccccatgtcctcATTTCTCAAAAGGCTtaacagaatgagtttttgtgagaaagtaaaaatgtgcacagtttcctgtgatgggtaggtttaggtgtagggcgatagaaaatatggtttgtacagtataaaaaccattatacctatggagagtccccacaattcacaaaagcaaacatatatgtgtgtgggtgtgtgtgtgtgtgtgtgtgggctcACTGTGGCTCGGATGTGTGTTTTGGCCTCCCGTAGCTCCTGTCTCAGTCCTTCTGTCATAGCGGTCACAGCGTATTTAGTGGCACAGTAAAAGTGTTCGTCAGCGCTGGGCACCATCCTGTGACCTCCCATACTGGCGAGAGAAGATGAGAAGAACAGCCtcaggtgagtgtgtgtgtgtgtgtgtgtgtgtacatcaAGACTAAAGAAGGCAATTCTGCTGTAAAaggtcctgaaaagtgaagccaaagcagTTTGATCACCCCCTGGTGGCTGCTTCattataggtcataaaccccgccatctccaaaaaaatccaattacacttcaaatgatttatttccaaagatgtATTCTGTCATTTTAGGTAGTTCTTATCAAACAGATGCAGGTTCAAGTGTTCGTTTTTCCAgtaagtttggttttagttggttatttgatgctatacaACTGTGGTGTaacgtcatgattgacagctgtgctTGCAAACGAGTCTGCGGGAGCTCCACTTTGAATGACGTAATCAGCAACAACCATTTCTGGGATATTTtggcttaatttttttttttacagttgaaTGAAGTTTAGATGcatcgtccatctttttttacagtctatggctcAAACATACAGTGAAGTGAAGCAGGACTGCAGTACCTGTTGATGTTGATGATGTGTCCGTCATCCACATTTCTCTCCTTCATGGACTGGTAGGCCTCACGCGTGCAGATGGCCAGAGCGAGTACGTTTACCTGCACATGGTGAATGAATGGAAGTATGATAAAGATCCAGATAATATTTTACCCTAAAATCATCCCTGTTGCTCAAACGATGAAGTATGGCACCAACACCAAAGTCATGAGTTAGATTCCCTgagaatgcatgaactgataaatGCCTTGAAATGCAATGAAAGTTAAATCCTTTTGAATTAATCATAAAAACAATTAAGAAAATATACAGTTatcggggccaagcacaaagaGCACAATAAGCCattccaacatggctgggagcatcggACCAGCTGCAACAACaagtaatgacattttaatataattttaggCAAATTGACGGAAAAAACAGATACAGCCATTAGTGACTGAAATGTTTATCACTGtcgaccaataggtggtgcTGTGACCAAATTGATGTTGTATGATCAGAGTGAagtgacaaagtttgatgtcaatTTGTCAAAggattgcagagatacagattcaAGTGTCAGTTTTGCATCACGCCTCAGATTTGTTGGTGCGGTATATGAAAATGGTtggacatatcgacttgaaatccataattttttgtcggcatggtctgaag
Proteins encoded:
- the dhrs11a gene encoding dehydrogenase/reductase SDR family member 11a, whose amino-acid sequence is MMERWKGRVALVTGASVGIGAAVARALVQHGMKVVGCARNVDKIEKLAAECQSAGYSGTLIPYKCDLCNEEEILSMFSAIKTLHQGVDVCINNAGLAHNEPLLSGRTEGWRNMIDVNVLALAICTREAYQSMKERNVDDGHIININSMGGHRMVPSADEHFYCATKYAVTAMTEGLRQELREAKTHIRATSISPGIVETEFAFRHHNSDPERAAAVYESIKCLKAEDIASAVTYVLSAPAHVQIGDVQMRPVEQVS